The following coding sequences are from one Nicotiana tomentosiformis chromosome 3, ASM39032v3, whole genome shotgun sequence window:
- the LOC138908528 gene encoding uncharacterized protein encodes MLEELTKQIESGEKKIEANDKKVETYNSRIDQIRGAPPILKGLDSRKFVQKPFPPNESLKSVPKKFRMLEIPKYNRTTNPNEHVTSYTCAIKGNYLEDDEFESVLLKKFGETLSKRSMIWYHNLLPNSIDSFAMLVDSFVKAHAGTIKVETRKLDFFKVRQKDNEMLREFVSRFQMERMDLPPVADDWAVQAFTQGLNVRSLVALQQLKQNLIEYPDVTWADVHSRYQSKIGVEDDQLGSPSGSVYPIRPVDRIKRDIDPEPRSNRGRYQPYNGDRMGNEPGRNPIRGERRNDRGQSSRGLISKNGFDRHTIPKEAPRLSEYNFNVDASTIVSAIESIKNTKWPRPLQTDPTQRDLNQICKYHGTQGHRTEDCRQLREEVARLFNDRHLRVFLSDRAKNHFRNRDSNKHNKQDEPQHVIHMIIGGVDVPQGPMIKRTKVLITREKWTRDYIPEGNLSFNDEDAEGIIHPHNDALVIFVLMNKTRVKCVLINPAGQQEAMMDFSANGTKSLGVKGRVALLFP; translated from the coding sequence ATGCTTGAGGAGCTGACAAAAcagatagaatcaggggagaagaagatcgaggctaacgacaaaaaggtggaaacttaTAATTCCAGGATAGACCAAATCCGAGGAGCACCTCCaatattgaagggcctggattccaggAAGTTCGTACAAAAACCCTTTCCTCCGAATGAGTCTCTGAAGTCAGTCCCCAAAAAATTTCGCATGcttgagattcctaagtacaacagaacgactaacccaaacgagcatgttacctcttacacatgtgcaatTAAAGGGAATTATCTAGAGGACGACGAATTCGAATCCGTGTTactaaagaaattcggggagaccctATCAAAGAGatctatgatatggtaccacaatttactacctaactctattgattcttttgctatgcttgtagattcttttgtaaaagcacacgctggaaccatcaaggtcgaaaccaggaaattAGACTTTTTTAAGGTAAGACAGAAGGACAATgaaatgctcagagaattcgtgtctcgattccaaatggaacggatggacctaccACCGGTTGCCGACGATTGGgcagttcaagctttcacccaaggactcaatgttcgaagctTGGTGGCTTTGCAACAAttgaagcagaatttgatagaatacccggatgtaacttgggccgatgtacatagtCGGTACCAATCGAAGATCggggtcgaagatgaccaactcgggtctccttccgggtccgtttatcctatcAGACCCGTCGACAGAATTAAGAGGGATATCGACCcagaaccaaggtcgaacagggGTCGATACCAACCGTATAATGGAGATCGTATGGGCAACGAACCTGGGCGCAACCCTATACGAGGTGAGaggagaaatgatcgaggccagagctctcgagggctcataagcaagaatggtttcgacaggcataccatacctaaagaagcaccgcggttgtcagaatataacttcaatgttgatgcatccaccatcgtatcggctatcgaaAGCATCAAAAATACTAAATGGCCCCGACCTTTACAAACCGATCCAACACAAagagatctcaaccaaatatgcaaatatcatggcacacagggccacagaacggaggattgtcgacaattgagagaagaagtagcacGGTTATTCAACGACAGGCATCTTCGAGTATTTCTGAGCGATAGagctaagaatcatttcagaaacaGGGATTCCAATAAACATAATAAACAGGACGAGCCCCAAcacgtcattcatatgatcatcggagggGTCGATGTTCCTCAAGGTCCGATgataaagcgcaccaaagtattaatcacaagggaaaaatggactcgagattacataccagaAGGAAATTTATCTTTTAACGACgaggacgcagaaggaatcatacatccccataatgatgcactggtaatttttgtactcatgaataaaactcgagttaaatgtgtgttgattaatccag